Sequence from the bacterium genome:
AATACCATCTTCATCGATTTTAACTTCATGACGCTCAAGAACCTCCCCCTCTCGATCCCCTGTGTTTGTGCGAATTCCAAGCCGAGCTCTCCCAATATAGGTCTTCTCTAAATTAGTAAAAAAAGGATTTAACTTTGTTGAACTTCCGAGAAGCACTTCGACTAATCCTGTAGCCATTGGATCGAGTGTGCCTGTGTGCCCGGCTTTACAACCTAAAACCCGTCCGATCTTCCTAACATAGTATGCAGTTGATCCGTCCATAGGTTTATCAAGAAAAATCAAACCGTCAAACAATACTCTTCTCCTCCAGCTTCTCGAACTGGGTAAGTAAACTCTCCATTCTATCGAGAATAACCTCTCTAGCTAATGAGAGAGGCATATTAAGGGTGCATCCCGCAGCGTTATGATGGCCACCACCACTAAGTTCAGATGCTATAGAACCGATATCTATGTTGCCTCTACTTCTGAGTGAAATCCGGATAACATTGCGGGAAAGTTCTTTGAACAGGGCGGCAGCCTCGACACCTTTCACGCTCATCGCAAGATCGACTATTCCCTCTGTATCATCGAAGGTTGTCGAGAATGATTTTACCGAAGCCTTATCAAGAGTAAGAAGGAGAATCTTAGAATCATAGTAACCTCTTGTATTATATAAAGCTATACCGATATTCCTAAGGTATTCCTCAGAAAAATTATAATACAACTGAGATGTAATATTTGTTAGATCGAGATTTCCGGAATCTACAAGCCTCGCGCAAATCTCGAGAGACTTTGAGGTTGTATTAGAATAGGTAAACCTGCCAGTATCGGTGAGAATAGCGGAATAAATGGATTCAGCAATATCCATGGTAAAATTGGCATCAAAAATCTCTAGTATTTTATAAATCATCTCGCCTGTGGCAGCTGCGCTCGGATCGATCCAATTGATATCGCCGAAAGGTTTTCCCTCTTTATGGTGATCGATGACAATCTTCTTCGAATCCGAATAATCCTCAGGGAACAACTCGCCCCAATCAACGCGATTTTGTGAAGAACAATCAAGAAAAATTAGAGTATCTATTCCAGAAGTAAAAACCGAACCGGCACCATTTTTATGCTTTTCAAGGAAAAAATACTTTTGAGGCCACACTGAGGGCGCAGGGATAAAAGCTTCTTTTTTCATCTGGTGTCTGATGAACGAACTAAGGGCAAGCATAGAACCAAGAGAATCACCATCAGGATTTTTATGCCCAAGGATCAAAAATTTACTCCCTATACGAAGCGCTTCAATTATTTGATCCGGAACTTTATTTATGTTCGACATTGATATCATTCAGTATTCGTTCGATTTTATCGCCGTAGGCTATTGACTCGTCGCGGACAAAAGTGAGTTTTGGCGAATAGCGTATAACAAGCATAGAAGCTACTTCAGATTGAATGAAACCCCTGGCACTTTCGAGAGCTTGATCAGTATTCGCGGCATCTTCCTCATTACCAAAACAACTAAAATATACCTTCGCCGTCCTAAGATCGGGAGCAACATCGACCTTTGTAAAAGAAATCATACCAGCAAAACGAGGGTCATGCAACTCCCCTCTAGTAAGAAGATCGCTGATTATCCTTTGAATCTCTTTACCTACTCTTTGGGTTCTCATTGACACCTAAAGATACTCCCTTTCAACATCGAGAATCGTTACCCTATCGTCTCTTTCAATAAAATCCTGAATATTATCGAGCCTTTTATCCACATCAATCCTCTTCATAGCTATTGTAACCAGCCCTAATTTGCTTCTCTGCCATTTATCATGAAAATCTATCTCCGCAAATGAAACATTGAATTTCGATTTTATTATGTCTTTAATTCTCCGAATCACTTGTCTCTTCTCTTTCAAAGAATGAGAGCTTTTAATAATAATCTCCAGACTTCGATACGCAATAATCACGGCTCTCCCATTTATTCGAGTCGCCTGAGCACCTTCTTAACCTCATATGCGACAAGAATATCTCCCTCAACGAAATCCTTGAAACCAGATAACTCGATCCCGCATTCGAAACCTGCATTAACTTCCTTAACATCGTCCTTAAAACGCTTCAATCCAGTGACCTTGCTGTTTCCGATAACCTCACCAGCTCTGACTACTTCAATCTTGAATCCTCTACGGAAAACACCTTCCTGAATGTAACTCCCAGCAACAAGACCCACTCTAGGTATCTTGAATACCTGTCTAATTTCAGCAGTCCCTGCCTTTTCTTCTACTATCTCCGGCTCGAGCATACCCTCCAGTGCCGCCTTAATATCCGCACTTAACTCATAAATAATGTCATATAGCTTAATATCTACGCTTTTTTTCTTAGCAAAAGTCTTAGCAAGGTTATCTGCTTTGATATTAAAACCTACAACTACAGCGCTCGAAGCCTCAGCGAGAAGCACATCGTTTTTAGTAATAGCTCCCACACCCGAATGAATAATCTTGACCTTTACTTCGGAATCCCCAAGATTGCCAACAAGCATAGAGATAGCTTCTAAGGAACCATCAACATCAGCCTTGAGAACAACTGGAAGTTCCTTTATGCCTTCACCCTGAACAAGAGAGAAGAAATCTTCCAACGTCATACTCTTAAAAGCGCTTTCCTCTGTGGTAGTAGATTTAATCCTATTATCTTCGGCTATGTGGTGAGCCTCAGAATCAGATGAAACGACAATAAACTCCTCACCAGCTTGAGGAACACTGCTCATACCTGTAATAACCACTGGAGTGGAGGGTCCAGCCATCTTTAAAGCCTTACCTCTTTCGTTCTCCATACTACGAATTCTACCTGAACAACAACCCGAGACGAAAGAATCACCTTTTTTCAGTGTACCCTCTTTGATAAGCAATGTTGCTGTCGAACCTCGGAATTTATCGAGTAAAGCCTCGATGATAACGCCCCTAGCCGAACCTTCTGGATCGGCTTTAAGCTCCATCATCTCGGCCTGAAGAGCTACTAACTCCAGAAGATGAGGAACACCCTCCCCCTTCAATGCGGATATCTCCGTCGAAAGAGTGTCTCCACCCAACTCCTCCACCATTAACCCATAGCTTGCAAGTTCGGATTTAATCCTATCCGCGCTGGCCCCAGGAAGATCCATCTTGTTGATAGCAATAATAATAGGAACCTCCGCCGCGCGAGCATGATCTATTGCTTCTTTTGTCTGAGGCATAAGTTTATCATCCTGCGATACAACAAGAATTACAATATCTGTGACATCAGCACCGCGAGCACGCATCTCTGTGAAAGCAGCATGGCCGGGTGTATCAATAAATGCAATGCGACCTTGTTTGGTTTCAACAGAATAAGCGCCGATATGTTGTGTAATGCCTCCTTTTTCGCCCGCAACTACGTTAGCACTACGAATATGGTCAAGTAAAGTTGTTTTGCCATGATCGACATGTCCCATAACTGTAACAACCGGAGAACGGGAGACTCCTCCTACCCGAACCGCCTTTTTTTTCTTCCTTTTCTTGGCCTTCTTTGCCGATTGCTCCTTAGCTGTGGGAACAGCTTCCTCTTCTTTAGAAACATCTTCAGCTTTGACTTCACCCTCTACCTCAGAAACCTCGCCATCCTTAGCCTCGGATATTTGGACTTCTTGTTTTGCTCCATGCTTCTTCGCCTCTCGAAGTTCAGCAGGTTTCTTGTGGAATTCCTTTTCATCCACAAGTATCGGGAAGAACCCGAGCTCTTCCGAAACCGCTTCGATAACATCGAGAGATAGCTTTTGGTTGGCGGTTGCCATAACCCCGAAAGTCATACACGCACATAGAACATCACGAGTGGTGACACCAGCAGCCTCGGCATATTCCGAAACCTTCATTTTCTCGAGTATATGTAATGGTTTAAGCTTCTTGGGCTTTTTAGGTCTTGGTCTAAGCTCTACCACGGATGTCTTAGGAACTTTCGTGGGAGGCTTTTCAGGCTCCACCTTGACAATACGCCTTGGGGTAACCGGTTTAGGATGTGCGCTTCCAATAGACTTCAGAATCGCCTCCCTACGTTCCCTCCTACGCTTCTCTTGAAGCGTTTCCAGTTTGACCTCGGTTTTCTCGTCTTTAGATTTGGTGGCTTTGCTCTTTTTGCCAGAGAAACTCTCGGCGATTTTCTCTTCCATGATGGAGTCGATAGAACTGGAGGCTGTTTTTTGACCGAAACCCAGCTTCTCCAGCAATTCGATCAACTCTTTGCTTTCGATTCCCAATTCTCTTGCTTTTTCGTAAATCCTCATTGCTTACTCGAAACCCCTAAATATAGCCTATTCTTTTTCTGAATCGCCGTTTGATTTTTCATCGCGTTTGCGTGCCTCATAAGCTTCACGCTCGGCTTTCTTACGCGCGCGCTCCTCTTCGGGATCTATTCCACGCTCTATTAAAAGCGCTTCCCTATCCGTGACAAAACCGTATTCGAGCCCAATATCCTCCATTGTAACTAGCGCATCTGCAAGAATAAGTGGTGCTTCCTCTCCAATACCCGGTATCTCCTGTAGCGCGGCCACACTCATGCGGGCAAGCTTCTGAACAGTATCGATATCGAAGCTATGAAGAGCTTTGGCTTGCTCTGGCGTAACCTCGGGAAGCTCTTTAACATCCATAAGAAGCGACTGATACTGCTCACGCCCAAATAGAGTAATTCGCCACCCTGTAAGTTTTGCCGCAAGGCGCGCATTCTGACCACCCTTACCGATAGCCAATGATAACTCGTCGTCATCGACAACAACTATCATATGATTTTCGTCGGCAGCCAAAAAAGCCATCAGCACCGTAGCTGGCGCTAACGCCCTTGTAATAAACCTTTCAGGATCCGAATCCCATCCGATTATATCTATCTTCTCATTATTCAATTCTTTAACAACACTTTGAACACGAGTTCCTTTAAGACCAACACAGGCTCCTACAGGGTCTATCTTTTCGTCCACACTATAGACAGCAATTTTGCTTCTCTCCCCAGCTTCGCGAGCAATTGCGACTATCTCGACACGACCCTCATAAATCTCCGGAACCTCGAATTCAAACAACTTCCGCAAAAAATCAGCCGATTTCCGTGATAAAAGTATCTGCGGTCCTCTCGGGTTCTTCTGAACATCCAAAACAAGTGAACGAATGATCTTGCCAATACTATATCTTTCTCCCGGAATCTGCTCTCCACGAGGAATGACTCCCTCTGTCCTTCCAAGATTAATAATAATTGCGCCCTTCTCGATTCTCTGTATCGGACCCGAAGTTATCTCTTTTATTTTGTGTTGGAAATCAGCAAATACATTTTCCCGTTCGGCTTCACGGATTCGTTGAATCAATATCTGCTTAGCAATCTGGATAGCGTTTCTTCCAAAAGTCGCCAGATCGAGATAAACCCACATCCACTGATTAATACGAATATCCGGATCAAGCGCTTTTGCCTCGGCAGCATCAATATCGAGAAGCGGGTCTTCAACCTCACGCTTGACCTTCTTCTTAGCTCGAATAGCCAAGCGTCCAACCTTGGGGTCGAATTCAACTTCAACATTATCGGCGCTGCCATATTTCTTTTTTACAGCTAGAAGAAGCGCATCTTTAAGGGTTTGAACCACTGTATCGGCATCGAGAAGCTTCTCGTTTATTATCTCTTCCATAGCCTCTACGATTTGGATATTACCTAATTCTTTTTTCGCCATAACTCTATCCTTAAAATTCTATTTCGATTTTCCCTTTTACTATATCTTTAAGATTCAATTCTTCCGTTTCATTCTCGTTTTCGATAACAATCTTGCCATCAATCGAAGACACAACCACGCCAATCTTGACTATGCCATCTACTAGCGTAAACCTAACTCTTTCTCCTTCAACCCTTCGAAAATCCTCGCAATTTGTTAATTTCCTATCCAAACCAGGCGAAGTAACCTCAAGATTATAAAAACCAGGAATAATATCTTCCGCATCGAGTAAATCGCTAACGTGCCGCGAAATACCCGATACTGCTCCCATATCAAAATTCTCCTTAGACCAGACAACAACCTTAAGTGTCTGGTTCTTTCCATTACCTATCACCCTCAACTCGACCAACTCTATACCTTTCTTATCCAGAAAAGGCGTCAATATACTTTCAATATTGTGCAAAATATCTTTCACAACAACAATCTGTTTAATGCTATGCAAATAATCCAATAAAACTAATACTAAAACATCGGAATGCAAGTAAAATATTGCGTTTGAGTAATTCCTTTTAAATAAATCTCCAAAAATCATCTTATGATTTTATAATAAATTCACAAATCTACCA
This genomic interval carries:
- a CDS encoding bifunctional oligoribonuclease/PAP phosphatase NrnA; this encodes MSNINKVPDQIIEALRIGSKFLILGHKNPDGDSLGSMLALSSFIRHQMKKEAFIPAPSVWPQKYFFLEKHKNGAGSVFTSGIDTLIFLDCSSQNRVDWGELFPEDYSDSKKIVIDHHKEGKPFGDINWIDPSAAATGEMIYKILEIFDANFTMDIAESIYSAILTDTGRFTYSNTTSKSLEICARLVDSGNLDLTNITSQLYYNFSEEYLRNIGIALYNTRGYYDSKILLLTLDKASVKSFSTTFDDTEGIVDLAMSVKGVEAAALFKELSRNVIRISLRSRGNIDIGSIASELSGGGHHNAAGCTLNMPLSLAREVILDRMESLLTQFEKLEEKSIV
- the rbfA gene encoding 30S ribosome-binding factor RbfA, which translates into the protein MRTQRVGKEIQRIISDLLTRGELHDPRFAGMISFTKVDVAPDLRTAKVYFSCFGNEEDAANTDQALESARGFIQSEVASMLVIRYSPKLTFVRDESIAYGDKIERILNDINVEHK
- a CDS encoding DUF503 domain-containing protein, yielding MIIAYRSLEIIIKSSHSLKEKRQVIRRIKDIIKSKFNVSFAEIDFHDKWQRSKLGLVTIAMKRIDVDKRLDNIQDFIERDDRVTILDVEREYL
- the infB gene encoding translation initiation factor IF-2 yields the protein MRIYEKARELGIESKELIELLEKLGFGQKTASSSIDSIMEEKIAESFSGKKSKATKSKDEKTEVKLETLQEKRRRERREAILKSIGSAHPKPVTPRRIVKVEPEKPPTKVPKTSVVELRPRPKKPKKLKPLHILEKMKVSEYAEAAGVTTRDVLCACMTFGVMATANQKLSLDVIEAVSEELGFFPILVDEKEFHKKPAELREAKKHGAKQEVQISEAKDGEVSEVEGEVKAEDVSKEEEAVPTAKEQSAKKAKKRKKKKAVRVGGVSRSPVVTVMGHVDHGKTTLLDHIRSANVVAGEKGGITQHIGAYSVETKQGRIAFIDTPGHAAFTEMRARGADVTDIVILVVSQDDKLMPQTKEAIDHARAAEVPIIIAINKMDLPGASADRIKSELASYGLMVEELGGDTLSTEISALKGEGVPHLLELVALQAEMMELKADPEGSARGVIIEALLDKFRGSTATLLIKEGTLKKGDSFVSGCCSGRIRSMENERGKALKMAGPSTPVVITGMSSVPQAGEEFIVVSSDSEAHHIAEDNRIKSTTTEESAFKSMTLEDFFSLVQGEGIKELPVVLKADVDGSLEAISMLVGNLGDSEVKVKIIHSGVGAITKNDVLLAEASSAVVVGFNIKADNLAKTFAKKKSVDIKLYDIIYELSADIKAALEGMLEPEIVEEKAGTAEIRQVFKIPRVGLVAGSYIQEGVFRRGFKIEVVRAGEVIGNSKVTGLKRFKDDVKEVNAGFECGIELSGFKDFVEGDILVAYEVKKVLRRLE
- the nusA gene encoding transcription termination/antitermination protein NusA codes for the protein MAKKELGNIQIVEAMEEIINEKLLDADTVVQTLKDALLLAVKKKYGSADNVEVEFDPKVGRLAIRAKKKVKREVEDPLLDIDAAEAKALDPDIRINQWMWVYLDLATFGRNAIQIAKQILIQRIREAERENVFADFQHKIKEITSGPIQRIEKGAIIINLGRTEGVIPRGEQIPGERYSIGKIIRSLVLDVQKNPRGPQILLSRKSADFLRKLFEFEVPEIYEGRVEIVAIAREAGERSKIAVYSVDEKIDPVGACVGLKGTRVQSVVKELNNEKIDIIGWDSDPERFITRALAPATVLMAFLAADENHMIVVVDDDELSLAIGKGGQNARLAAKLTGWRITLFGREQYQSLLMDVKELPEVTPEQAKALHSFDIDTVQKLARMSVAALQEIPGIGEEAPLILADALVTMEDIGLEYGFVTDREALLIERGIDPEEERARKKAEREAYEARKRDEKSNGDSEKE